Genomic window (Arachis hypogaea cultivar Tifrunner chromosome 13, arahy.Tifrunner.gnm2.J5K5, whole genome shotgun sequence):
aaataatgaccgggtctatttttgagacccttacccggccctaaacccgatgaaatcacaccaaattagccccaaaagtgttcgggaccgggtcgggccttcgggccgggccgggtctgtgcacccctaaaTAACCCCTAGAGGGAAAATTTTTAGAATGTGTTTGGatgagatttttttaaattttaatttattttacatataagaaaaattaaatattgtagttaaatattttaattttaaaatattttgtttagttgaagtaattatattaattttattatatattgctttgtttaaaaatatagttaaattatgtttattcataaaatatattattaagtttagtatttattagttttaaatattaactaatgcatatcaaattatcaatgtatttgtcaccaaaaaaaaaattatcaatgtattttaaaataagatgaaaaagaaaaatttgaaattcttttattataaataaatattaaaatatagaataatactacacatctaaatttttttataaatcaagtccaaataagttaaataataaaatttaaaataatattaatcataactgatttttgttatgttaaactaatttaattagactTAGTTAATAAAAATATGTAGACGTATAGCATtattctaaaatatattatttttagtagTTGAAAGTCTTAAAATTTtcttgaaatttaaaaatattttcgattaaaaaaattttaatataatattttatcttaaaaatatattttatgtttaaaacacCTATTCAAAACACACTCCTAGTCTTTAGCTTTGGTGCTATTCACTATTCAGGTCCACAAAGACAGGGGTAGTAGTGAAATTTTAGGATGTCTTGGTAGTACAGTAATGGTAATAGTCTAATAGATTAATAGTAGTACCCACCCAAAAAAGAAGAGACTAATGTAGCACTGTGGGTTCCCTTATTAATGTTTTTCAGTAACAAGAGCGGTTTTCTAAGACAAATCAGTATCTTATGGCTTTGGGAAGGGTAGACCTATACGGGATATATggcaatatataatataattagagCAGAATCCCACTACTAAACAATAATTAGATGTTTGTAGgtgaaataataataagaaattcGGCACAATAAATCAGTTTTGTCGGATGCAGAATCAGATCTGCTTTGGTGAATTTTATTTGACGAAGATGCCCTTTGTGTCGTTTCCCTATTGGACAAGGCAAGTAATGGGTTGGTCTGAGGGTCTCAGAAGTGGGAGGTGCCCAAAAAAAGACGTTGACCAggtcaaaatattttttggtattttttcggAGCATGCCAGAACGGGGTTAGATAAGTAAATTTGACTAGGGTTAAGGTTGGGGAGAAACGGAAGATAGGTGGATGTGATTGGATTGGCGGGACACTAACCTAAATTCAATAGCAGTGGCTGTGGGACATATCAAACCCACGGAATCTTCAATCTTGGACTGGATGacacacttttcttttgttttcttttgtatgttttatatatttttttataaaacaattattaaaatgattaattttttttataaaattcgtaaattaataattaatatatttatattttaattataaatacaaaatcATTCTGTATTTTTATACGATTAATATCTAATTCTAATATCTATGTAACATGAATGATATCTCATTGGTAAATTTTAATTTGCATTGAGTAAATATAATCCAACTCAAAAATAtcttaaatattctcttaatttctaaaaaaaatttaggtATTTTTAAATCATCAAAATATTAATCTCATTTAAAGATTGTCTCgtcttttttaaagataaaatatcttaccaaaaaaaatttgagagaatATTTAGAAGAATATATCATTATAGtttgtttaaaaagaaaaaactatATCACTTAAATGTGTGTAAGAATccgtttttataaaaattagcactAGAGAGTGTTTGTGTGATTAATTCAGTTAATGATATACAGAGGAAATAAGGGCAATGCATGCACAAAATAAACTAGACTAGAAGAGAACTATACAGTATACACGACTATTTTGCAACTATCACtccaataaaagaagaaaaaaaaaaaaaagaaagaaagattgcTAGGTACAACCAAACTTTATAGAGAACAGAATGTTCCTAGTCAGCTTGTTTTTTAGCTTCAGTGTTGTCATCTTTCCTGGACTTGCCAAATGATTTTTGGGAGTCCAATACAGGCATATATGCTTCGCTTGTTTTCTTGAAGATGTCATTACCAGCTCTTTCAGGTTCACGAGGGCTCACCAGCTTCTTCTCAACACTCTCGAATTTAGCAGTGGCCCACGGTGCTGTCCCTACACTACTCCGTTTAGAATCAGAAGCATCTATGGTCAGTGTTGATACCTCATCACGTGAGGCATACCATGAGTTACCGCAGGCAATACATTCCAGCTGAAGAAACCATAGCACAGttaagaaaaccataaaaaaaaaggtGTTCATACTATGGTTGAAAGGTTAAATGATAAAGAGATGAAAATTCTCTTTGATGAGAGGTTGGATAACTATCACGTCgaatgtattattttatttttgttaatttttaaataaaattaagtaCTCCTCTATGCATACCAAAACTTCATCttaaaattggcctaaaaagtGCATCAGGGGAAAACAGATAAGAGTTTAAACTTCAAACCTGATATCTGTCGCCATGTCCTGCATGGATGATATCCCTCAAACCCACCTTGCATTCTCTGCATCTTCTGCAGCGCGCATCGGTCATCTGTTTCCAGATGGAAAAGCTGACCATCACTAATGTAACAGGTAACATAACATAAACATTGCAGTGAGGAATAAAATTAACCTGCATGTGCTGTGACTCATCAGGCTCTTTCTTGGATATCTCATCAGCAGTCAAACCCTCCTGTAGTTTCAAATATTTAGTCCTTAGGCACACAATAAAAAATCAGCTCATAAAATCCAAACACAATTTATATTTGCTCTACAAAGCACtaggatttttttctttttctcccttttttttttcttttgctttgtgAATTTATGATGTTTTGAGAAAAATGGAAAGTTGACCACAGTAATCAACCCAATCCAAACTAGAGTGTAATTCTAGTTGTATTTTTTTTCCCTAACATGAAGAAATTTGTGAAATAAATGGAATATAATTaggatgataaaaaaaatataaaaacactgaCTACTGACTGAACAAAGAATCACAAGAAACTACTAATCTAAATTGAAAATTGAGATTACAGAGACTACAAAACAAATTGGGCAGACAGCTTCAAAGttccaataaaaagaaaaacagataAAAATTGGCAATAAACTTAATACCTTCAATTCATTGGGTGTCATGTTAAATACTTTTGAAGGTTCCAATTCTCCATTTAACAGACGACGTGCTAGCAATGTGTTGTTCTGAAAAGATCcccaagagaaaaaaaaaatgtaactaTAAGGAAACCatcatttattatataaaaaaaacacataTAGCGATCCAAATTGCTTTCTCCAGccaaaaagagcattagtagtGGTGATGGTGAGGAAAATATAACAGACAAACTATTGTTAAATATATCATCATAGAAAGCCAGCTTATTATGTTTTTACTCCATTACTATAATAGAGATTGACCATAAACATATAGTAAGTTAGCACTGAACACTCCATGCACACACTAACATTCACATCAACAGATGTGAGTGGAatttgatgataaagaaaaaagagtaaaaatCCCCCAGAACTAACTCACCTATCCAACACGTCTCTCTAGAAGAAAATAAATTGGCAATTATTACTAATTATTGTCACATGGTGGGCTGGGGCAATAAGAGATGAAAAGGTACATTGAAGAGAGAAAATATAATCTCATTGCAAGTAACATGTAAACaaagtttttttcttttaacactCATCCAGCTTTAGGATAAAAATCCATCAACGAAAACAGACACTTTCCTTATGCGCTTCAGCGAGCTTACTACCGCACATAACAGTAAGACAGGAGATACATAGACCACTTCTTACTACATCAACCCACCTCTGCTCTGTCCTAGGAATTTCATTGCATCAAATAGTATACTGGCAAAAAATTTCCTAATTTTCAGtcttaataaaaatatgcacaagaaTCTTGTCAAGTTGTCATACCACAGTTCTAATCTTCTTAGAAACTATTCTAGATATGATAAGTCTGGATAATACCACCTAGATAACACAGATCATGTAGCAAAAATATGGGGCTCATTTCTTTATATTCACCCAACAATGATGTCCGCATCATCTCTGAATACTAAATTAAAATAGGTACATACTGACTTACTAAATTTATGCAACTTAAAATGGTAAAAAAATGTACAGGATTAGAAATACAAAAAGATGAAAACAAACTATAGTTTGTATAGACTAGAAAATTTCAAAGTAACAATCAGTACCTTACTGGTTATCACATGACCTATGGTCTAGCTAAGAGTGCCACCATTTTCACCATATTTCATATCTTTCAAATCACTTTTAAAACATAATAGAAAGTTATAAATAGAAGTCCAAAAGTCACATTGTAAACAAAGATAAAATGTAGCATCCAAGTGTAATATTTTGGTCATTTCAAGTATATGATTGTTATGCAGAAGAGCTGCTTCTAACCTTCAGATTAAAAACTAATTGCCGAAGCTTTTGGTTATACTTCTGATAATCCGATGAAAGTGTCTCATGTGAAACTTTTTCCAAAGCAACTACAGCTGTTACTGCAGCATCCGGCCAGACCAAAGACTTGGAACTCTGCAGAGTGGAAAAGGCAAGCAATGAATACATAATAATCTTCAAGGTATATAATAGAAAATACATAATACAATACTGGGGATCACAACCAGAACTGGAATCTTCACCGAGTACCTTCTGAACCTTATCTTGACATTCATTTGGTGATTGGGAAGTTCTATTATTGCTTCCATTATAACCTGGATCAGAATTTTcacttcctttctctttcttctttatgCTGTCATCCGAATTAAACACGTATTGAACACTTTGAAGCAACTTCTCCAGGACTTTGTCACGATGGGTATCCCCTGTTAACACATTCCAATCCACTAATATGCGATAATGCTCAGAGGAATTACTTACACAACTCCCGGGTGTTTCGGGTTTCAGATGTTGGTCACCCTTACGACCTGATTCCTCCTCTCGTGAAACATCAAGAGGCGAAATGCCTTTCTTCCTTAAAAtccttttacttttcataacATCTTCCTGATCAGCAGCAGGAGCTTCTTCGGGCTCGATATCAGGCAATTCACCCATCCGCTTAAGGGTTTTCTGAACAAGCTCATCAATCTCTTGCTGTTTGTTGTCTTCATAGTCCTTATCAGTTAGCTTCCAGAGTTTCCTTTCTACAGTGTCATACACCTTTTGTACAATGAAGCCAGGATGCTGCTTCCGGTTCGGAAGCTGTTTGTGTATGGGAACAAAATGCACAACGCACTTATGCATAACAGATTCAGCTGGAACCTCATCACGGTGGAAACTATAAAAGAGTTCCCTTGTATCACGTGATTGCCAACTGCCACCACCTTTCCTTTCTGCTTCTTCAGGACGGTAAAACCACTGCCCGGTAACCATCATGCTGCCATTTAGGGACTGTGTAATATCCTGACACCAAAACACACCACTCTATAAATCACAAACCCAGGACAGAACGTAGGCACCAATAAATAGGCTTCAACTGTGCCAACAATATATTCAAAAGTAATATTTTGCAAAGAACTTAATACTCACTTTAATAATAGCCACATAGGGTTTCTGGTCCTTATCCTcaggaacaagaagtacagggtccTCCTGCAGAAAAAAGAACAATGCAACAAAAGTTCTTAGATAGCAAGTTTCACAACCCAATTTCATTAAATAACAATCAATTTGAAGTAAGTGATAAAAGCAATGAAATTGTGAAATTCATCAAGTGTAACATAATAGTAGGGTTTATGGAATGAGAAGAAAAAGTGGTGGTGGTTACCAGAGTGTACTGGTTTCCATCAAACTCGAATGACTCGAAATGCTTCTTCCTACCTCTCCCCTTTCCAGAAACCCTAATGGGATCGCCAATGGGCTTGGCGTCTTCCTGAGGGGGTTCCTCTTCTTCCACATGCTTATCCTTCTCCTtccccttcctcttcttcctcttccgctcctcttcttcctcctcttcctcctcctcctgctGCTGCTGCAgttgctcctcctcctcctcatcctcgTCTTCTTCCTCCTGCAGCTTCATGCGCTTCCTCTtcttctgctgctgctgcttcGACGGTGGAGAACAAGAGGAAGCTGGCTGCTGCTTGGGACGTGGCGGTTCTTCGTCCTCGTCGTCGCTCATTGCCACCTGAGTAAACCGTCGATtccccatttttcttttcttttcttttctaatttttccTTTCAGGAAAGCAAATGTGGCAAAATCACTGTGatcttgcactctctcttgggtaTACACTATCACTGCTTCCACAGTGTAAGATTTGAGTTTTTCTCCGTTTTGGGATGTCAGCCTCgggttaaattaaattattagataatatttTCTTCCACATTACTACTGCTACGGCTTCCTTTCCTCACACGCTGTATATTCAAGAAACGATAAATGTGATGTGTTGTGTAATGACATGTGATAATTTTTGTCAAATGGCTACTATATTGAGTCGAATATGACTATGATAGGTTTGAATTGTGATGGTTGTTAATTGTTATGCATAATCACAAgtgagattttaattttaattttaattttaattaattaagtttgaAAGAGGTTCACAATGAGTAAGATAGGATTTaaatttcattctaattttatttgcaaatttaaatttatttttttattatataaaaatcaaatttttatatgtAATGGCAAAGATTACGTGGTATATTTAtgagagtattttttatttatatttttaatttattaaatatattttttatgatgaattaattatatcaaataattaatttaattagatatttaaatatcatataatttattataatttatatgaatttattttgatagtattttttaatttaattcttgaataaattatcatttctatttataaaagatgtaaatGCTACAAATGTAcccataaaaaaaagaaactcaCTTTGTAACCATGGAAAATTACCTCTGTATGTCAAAGTACCCTAACGTTGATTATGCAATTGATCCGTTAGTATCCGAACCTACGTGGCAACAAAATCCCTCCAAATTTATTTACGTgtattccaattttttttattaaggaaTAGGACATAAAAAACCTTTTCGCGCCCCTCTGTGCCTAGCAGAACTCCGTTGTCATTGTTACTACGATCCCAAATCGGAGAAGACGATCGAAGTACCTCCATTTTTCACCAAATAGTTTTTCCTCTGCCCTTTATTGGATGTTCTCTATAGGTTTTATTAGTTGAGAAAAGTTAAAAATTTGGATTAGAGTTACGAGTAGAGTTAAGATTTCTGTTGCTATGGTATTATCTGTAGTTACATGAAATAGTAtcttagattatattattttgctTGTAGAGATGGCCACCATCTATATAACTCTGTCTATTAATCACAGAGGAAGGCTTGAGAGAGGTTCATGTGGAAAGCTTGTGTATATTAGTAGGAAAGTAACAGAAATTGAGAGGGTTAACGTGGATACGCTCAATGAATTTTTCATAAGTGATTTGTTGAAGGACATTAGGTATATGTCCATCACTAATTTTTATTGGTTAGAACCTGGTAAGGAGCTTAATAATGGGTTAAAATTGTTAAGGACTAATATGGACATAGTTAAAATGTATAAGACAGTCGTGAAGAATAGTAACGGAATTGAGTTATTTACAGAGCACTCTGTGAATGATGTTGTTATAGTTGAAGAAAATATAACTCCAACAAAAATGAGATTGAAGACTTGTGCAAAGAGATTCCAACTCTAAAGAAGACTCCAAGAAGAAGGCATGTAGTTGTTAA
Coding sequences:
- the LOC112732755 gene encoding ASI1-immunoprecipitated protein 3 produces the protein MGNRRFTQVAMSDDEDEEPPRPKQQPASSCSPPSKQQQQKKRKRMKLQEEEDEDEEEEEQLQQQQEEEEEEEEEERKRKKRKGKEKDKHVEEEEPPQEDAKPIGDPIRVSGKGRGRKKHFESFEFDGNQYTLEDPVLLVPEDKDQKPYVAIIKDITQSLNGSMMVTGQWFYRPEEAERKGGGSWQSRDTRELFYSFHRDEVPAESVMHKCVVHFVPIHKQLPNRKQHPGFIVQKVYDTVERKLWKLTDKDYEDNKQQEIDELVQKTLKRMGELPDIEPEEAPAADQEDVMKSKRILRKKGISPLDVSREEESGRKGDQHLKPETPGSCVSNSSEHYRILVDWNVLTGDTHRDKVLEKLLQSVQYVFNSDDSIKKKEKGSENSDPGYNGSNNRTSQSPNECQDKVQKSSKSLVWPDAAVTAVVALEKVSHETLSSDYQKYNQKLRQLVFNLKNNTLLARRLLNGELEPSKVFNMTPNELKEGLTADEISKKEPDESQHMQMTDARCRRCRECKVGLRDIIHAGHGDRYQLECIACGNSWYASRDEVSTLTIDASDSKRSSVGTAPWATAKFESVEKKLVSPREPERAGNDIFKKTSEAYMPVLDSQKSFGKSRKDDNTEAKKQAD